The Solibacillus sp. FSL W7-1464 genome contains a region encoding:
- a CDS encoding oligopeptide ABC transporter substrate-binding protein, with translation MMKKKGLMLSSVFATALVLAACGGDDETSTEKPAENDGKQTEEKTNEGGSTAESPTLPSDVTNDGEAIEGGTLQFALVADSPFQGVLSWELYEDGYDSDILSFITNEIFETDGDFLVTDEGIAKLDVDADNNKVTITIQHDDVKWSDGQPLTVEDIIYAYEIIGHPDYTGIRYDGDFQNIIGAAEYKAGTADTISGIKKIDDKTVEISMTKVSPAVYSLGDGLWAYAVPKHQLKDIPVKDLISSEAVRKSPVTLGPFKIDKLVDGESVQYVANEHYWKGKPKLDKIVLQVVPSSSIGEALRTGKYDLASSYPTNQYDGVKDLENLTVLARPELAYSYLGFKLGKWDSEAGSAGLNISDENAKMNDVKLRQAVAYAMDIEQVGERFYQGLRSRATSLIPPAFSSFHDDSLEGYNYDPEKAKALLDEAGYKDVDGDGIREDKNGEKFEIRMAGMSGSDTDEAIVEYYRQNWKDVGLDVQLTTGRLIEFQSFYDKVQADDPEIDMFMAAWGTGTNPSPLGLYGEASSFNYSRFVTPELQTLLADIDSKEAVDAGYRADAFRKWEEYMFEQATTVPTYFRTEIIPVNKRVKNYDVDYANATQWHEIELVSETPVK, from the coding sequence AGGCGGTTCTACTGCAGAATCTCCAACATTACCATCTGACGTTACAAATGATGGAGAGGCAATTGAAGGCGGTACATTACAGTTCGCTTTAGTAGCAGATTCTCCTTTCCAAGGTGTTTTATCTTGGGAATTATATGAAGATGGTTATGATTCTGATATTCTAAGCTTCATTACAAATGAAATTTTCGAAACTGATGGGGACTTCCTTGTTACAGATGAAGGGATCGCTAAATTGGATGTTGATGCTGACAACAATAAGGTTACAATCACAATCCAACATGATGATGTAAAATGGTCTGATGGTCAGCCATTGACTGTTGAAGACATCATTTATGCTTATGAAATTATCGGTCACCCTGACTATACAGGTATCCGTTATGATGGCGATTTCCAAAACATTATCGGTGCTGCCGAGTATAAAGCGGGTACTGCAGATACAATCTCGGGTATCAAAAAAATCGACGACAAAACAGTTGAAATTTCAATGACGAAAGTTTCACCGGCTGTTTACTCTCTAGGTGATGGCTTATGGGCATATGCAGTACCGAAGCATCAGTTAAAAGATATTCCTGTCAAGGATCTAATCTCTTCTGAAGCGGTACGTAAATCACCTGTAACATTAGGACCATTCAAAATTGATAAATTAGTTGACGGTGAATCTGTTCAGTACGTAGCAAATGAGCACTACTGGAAAGGTAAACCAAAATTAGACAAAATCGTATTGCAAGTTGTACCTTCATCATCTATCGGTGAAGCATTACGTACTGGTAAATATGACTTAGCGTCTTCATATCCGACAAACCAGTATGACGGTGTAAAAGATCTTGAAAACTTAACAGTATTGGCTCGTCCTGAGCTGGCTTACTCTTACCTTGGCTTCAAGCTTGGTAAATGGGATTCAGAAGCAGGATCAGCAGGTTTAAATATTTCGGATGAAAATGCGAAAATGAACGATGTGAAATTACGTCAGGCAGTTGCTTATGCAATGGATATTGAGCAAGTGGGCGAGCGCTTCTATCAAGGCTTACGTTCTCGTGCAACATCATTAATTCCACCAGCATTCTCGTCATTCCATGATGATTCTTTAGAAGGATATAACTATGATCCGGAAAAAGCAAAAGCATTATTGGATGAAGCTGGATACAAAGACGTTGACGGCGACGGAATCCGTGAAGACAAAAACGGTGAGAAATTTGAAATCCGCATGGCTGGTATGTCAGGTTCTGATACAGACGAAGCAATCGTAGAATACTACCGTCAAAACTGGAAAGATGTTGGGTTAGATGTACAGTTAACAACTGGCCGTTTAATCGAGTTCCAAAGCTTCTATGATAAAGTACAGGCGGATGATCCGGAAATCGATATGTTCATGGCAGCATGGGGTACTGGTACAAACCCATCTCCACTTGGCTTATACGGCGAAGCATCATCATTTAACTACAGCCGTTTCGTAACACCGGAATTACAAACATTATTAGCTGATATCGACTCTAAAGAGGCGGTTGATGCTGGATACCGTGCAGATGCATTCCGTAAATGGGAAGAGTATATGTTTGAACAAGCAACAACAGTTCCAACATACTTCCGTACAGAAATCATTCCTGTTAACAAACGTGTGAAAAACTACGATGTTGACTATGCTAATGCAACTCAATGGCACGAAATTGAGTTAGTTTCTGAAACACCAGTTAAATAA